GTTCCTGGATTACTACAATCGCTTCCTGGACCACGACTTTTCTATTATTAAGGAGATTTTCTATAAGGATTACTGGAAGATAGGTGTTGCCTATTCCAGATACGAAGAAAAATGCTTGGCGTACTCGCTGTATCCCATCTCCTATTCGACCAACGATGTCCAGATTAAGCATATTGCAAACGATGAGGCCAGGCTCTTGAAGAATCTGTTGAAGCGCGTTAGCAATCACACGACCAATCCTATCAAATACCAGCCCAAGATGCTTGCTTATCAGTATGTCATCGATGATCTGAAAAAGATAGTGGACAAAGAAATGCTTCTGCCGATCAATGAATTTGTCGCGATTGAATACATCATTTCCTTCCTGGACAGGTTTGATGAAATAACAGGTTTTGATAAGGACCAGAAGCTATACCCTCTTCAAGAAATCCGCAATCTTCTTGATAACCACTTGCCATTGTTTATAGAACAGTACTTGCAAAATGAAGATCCAGAAGAGGATATTACTTTTGAGCTCGACCATTTCAGGTGGTACGTATTGGAGGAGGAAATAATACAGGTCCACGAAAGGCTGAAGCAGAGACTTGCCCTGGGCAATTCTGAAATTACCCTGACCAATTTGAAGATTACCTCAACCAGCTTCAATATGGAATACCTGCACAATTTGATCAGGCACCTTGAGAACGTCGGATTGAAAATGCTCACTCGCCACTATCCTATTAAGAAATATCCTCAGGCGGAAAGCTATTTTACCTGGCAGGTCTACAATGATTTCGAGGTGAAACAGGCTACAGAGACTATCTTCAGGAACCTCCCCTCTATTTATAATCGTTTCGTCTCGGAATATTTTCCAAACATTGCACCGGAGGTGGACTTCTATTCGTTCTTTGACCGGCTCGTTGTGAATATAGAGCCTTTAGATCTTGAAAACATTAGGGGTGGGTATGGCATCCAATTTGTTTATCTCAAGGACCTTGACGAAAATAAGGCAAACAGGACTGATGTCTACATGCTGGGACAGGACAAGCCTGTTGTATCCTTTGAAATTTTTAGAAAGGAAAAGAAAGTATGCATTGATGGTCGCCAGTATGAAGTGATTTCCTCTTCCAGTTCGCACCTTGATAACATATTCCGGGACCTTCCCATGCTAGAATACATTTATGATACCTTGAAAAACCGACTGGAAAATTACCTAAAGCCATTTCATGATGGCATCAACATCTTTAAGTTTACCAAAAGCTAGTTAAACTGACACTCCATATTTGCCGGTAATGGCTGGTTCGATGTCAATATTTCTAAAAATCAAGGATATTAAAGTTGCCAATTGCCACTGATATCGACTGCCTCTACCTTCTTTATGAATTTGATTTCTTCCTCTTCTTCGTAACTGAGAAACATCAAATGAAAGATTTCGTAGCTGTTAATTTTCTGAAAATCTCTCCGTATTTGCTCTATATGATCAATTGTCTTGTAGATGATCAAAATATCAATATCTCCGTACGTCTTTCCATTAGTTATATATGAGCC
Above is a genomic segment from Flavobacterium album containing:
- a CDS encoding DUF4365 domain-containing protein; translation: MSKKIINSEPAAYPKTNTPEIEAVRMLEYIIDKERLKTSLSVLDKVPNIDGHIEIVTEQQHPIGKLEVQVKYLPQKSHARPKYQCDLQFLSYCENNIMPVLLIVVNTKDEKAYWLHLSRKVITDLAARIKGKTVSVSIPLENVISREQDGYLGSWVSIIDDYKTRLINYEGIKTKLEEITTVHAAMKKLSNRAVGLDKSEFKEIHMFLDYYNRFLDHDFSIIKEIFYKDYWKIGVAYSRYEEKCLAYSLYPISYSTNDVQIKHIANDEARLLKNLLKRVSNHTTNPIKYQPKMLAYQYVIDDLKKIVDKEMLLPINEFVAIEYIISFLDRFDEITGFDKDQKLYPLQEIRNLLDNHLPLFIEQYLQNEDPEEDITFELDHFRWYVLEEEIIQVHERLKQRLALGNSEITLTNLKITSTSFNMEYLHNLIRHLENVGLKMLTRHYPIKKYPQAESYFTWQVYNDFEVKQATETIFRNLPSIYNRFVSEYFPNIAPEVDFYSFFDRLVVNIEPLDLENIRGGYGIQFVYLKDLDENKANRTDVYMLGQDKPVVSFEIFRKEKKVCIDGRQYEVISSSSSHLDNIFRDLPMLEYIYDTLKNRLENYLKPFHDGINIFKFTKS